The proteins below come from a single Miscanthus floridulus cultivar M001 chromosome 1, ASM1932011v1, whole genome shotgun sequence genomic window:
- the LOC136550498 gene encoding uncharacterized protein isoform X3: MSRRSSSTSSTTHSPRSSGPSLASSGSRNTSLHEFLDSYLQFRHRWYDLPHRGPKGTVAGLVVGELELCRRVFMVLYRISSNKDPGAGRGESLSMKEHAALLLEKKMLDLPKLLDICAIYEHDNGKLTSSLVTNVINVQPSVLDGINIVIPQFLNIFHTMHDRCMASLQVLTSTGSIDNGYVQLQKDFLEVLDFVNDAIVTLDSFVGAYQPAALLFCANFEMSYGVEELLNALARLYDSLLPSLLQGFKVMPKSQSNAEASLDSTLSDIPLGIRMLSKRTVRFGWRLLHYCYLNDQVREHDAQTSTKMFPAKVEDPMIRGDILVQTLKAIDREATYSSQVNHGNTFLQALESEFQLMSQIGDIRNKGWIYMDDEQFQFLSLLCGSTHTSWNGIPDLPVSSHGGELQQKDEETAMVESKISQIRDLFPDYGKGFLSACLEAYNLNPEEVIQRILEGTLHQDLLALDTSLEEMPQKKLAPTAVKGKGILVQTAPQITKRPHKVAETHYIVQDGPSSATSSASQGPSSAISSASQGSSSAISPASLGPSSAISLAFQGSSFAISSASLGPSSSVSSVPKGRFTRKANDDLRDTAILDSKNAKDAARSVILDSQYEYEDEYDDSFDDLGFSVVESSYEETDGANDSEASSHGPRWSSQKKPQFYVKDGKNYSYKVAGSVAVSSAREAAVMRQTQKDTIYGLGRGGNVPFGVSNRQHIDVEEEEVGDADNSGRGSNSRGRGRKGGRESNRPEENESSNGRGSGFGGRRGSWNQGNPAEENWNPNGQQGFGRGGRRGGWNQGGPAKEDGNSSGRQEGFGRGARRGSMNHDHSAEDNEGHHDQAQGFTRGPAPRGGGHGRGGGRNHHRRDRAMKKHMQGLTGL, translated from the exons ATGAGTCGCAGGTCGTCGTCGACCTCCTCAACGACGCACTCGCCGCGCTCCTCCGGGCCAAGCCTCGCGAGTTCTGGCTCCAGG AACACTTCTTTGCATGAATTCCTTGATAGTTATCTACAATTCAGGCACAGGTGGTATGATTTGCCACACCGAGGCCCAAAGGGGACTGTAGCAGGTTTGGTTGTTGGGGAGCTTGAGCTTTGCCGTCGTGTATTTATGGTCCTCTACCGCAT ATCCTCGAATAAGGATCCCGGAGCAGGTCGTGGCGAGTCCCTTAGCATGAAGGAGCATGCAG CCCTTCTGCTGGAGAAAAAAATGCTTGATCTGCCAAAATTGTTGGACATATGTGCTATATATGAGCATGACAACGGCAAGTTAACAAGTTCACTG GTTACGAATGTTATTAATGTGCAGCCAAGTGTACTGGATGGCATTAATATTGTCATTCCCCAGTTCCTCAACATTTTCCACAcgatgcatgataggtgcatggcaTCTTTACAG GTGCTCACTTCAACCGGGTCAATTGATAATGGATATGTTCAGCTTCAGAAAGATTTCTTGGAG GTGCTAGATTTTGTAAATGATGCAATTGTTACTCTGGATTCTTTTGTTGGTGCTTATCAACCTGCCGCTTTATTGTTCTGTGCTAATTTTGAAATGAG CTATGGAGTTGAGGAATTGCTGAATGCCCTTGCAAGGTTGTATGATTCATTGTTACCATCATTGCTCCAGGGGTTTAAAGTTATGCCCAAGTCCCAGAGCAATGCAGAGGCATCACTTGACAGCACACTTAGTGACATTCCTCTTGGTATAAGGATGTTGTCAAAGCGAACAGTGAGATTTGGTTGGAGATTGTTGCACTACTGCTATTTAAATGATCAAGTTAGGGAGCACGATGCTCAAACTTCTACTAAGATGTTTCCAGCTAAAGTCGAAGACCCTATGATCAGGGGAGACATCTTGGTTCAAACACTCAAAGCTATAGATAGAGAAGCCACTTACTCTTCTCAAGTGAACCATGGAAATACTTTCCTCCAAGCACTTGAAAGTGAATTTCAATTAATGAGCCAGATTGGTGATATTCGGAACAAAG GATGGATATACATGGATGATGAGCAGTTCCAGTTCTTATCACTATTGTGTGGATCTACTCACACTTCTTGGAATGGCATACCTGATTTGCCAGTCTCTTCTCATGGTGGTGAATTACAACAGAAGGATGAGGAAACGGCGATGGTTGAGTCCAAGATTAGTCAGATAAGGGACCTTTTCCCTGATTATGGGAAGGGTTTCCTTTCTGCTTGCCTGGAAGCCTACAACCTGAACCCTGAGGAAGTTATCCAAAGGATATTAGAAGGAACACTTCATCAAGATCTTCTAGCTTTGGATACCTCATTAGAAGAGATGCCACAGAAAAAACTTGCACCAACTGCTGTGAAAGGGAAGGGCATATTGGTGCAAACTGCACCTCAAATTACAAAGAGACCTCATAAAGTTGCTGAGACACATTACATTGTTCAAGATGGCCCATCTTCAGCAACTTCATCGGCATCACAAGGTCCATCTTCTGCAATTTCGTCAGCATCCCAGGGATCATCTTCTGCAATTTCACCAGCATCCCTCGGGCCATCTTCTGCAATTTCATTAGCATTCCAGGGATCATCTTTTGCTATTTCATCAGCATCTCTGGGCCCATCCTCATCCGTATCATCTGTCCCAAAAGGTAGATTTACAAGGAAGGCCAATGATGATTTGCGAGACACTGCAATCCTGGACTCGAAAAATGCTAAAGATGCAGCTAGATCTGTTATCCTTGACTCACAGTATGAGTATGAAGATGAGTATGATGATTCATTTGATGATCTTGGCTTCAGTGTGGTAGAGTCAAGTTATGAGGAAACTGATGGTGCCAATGACTCTGAGGCTTCATCACATGGCCCAAGATGGAGTTCACAGAAGAAACCACAGTTTTATGTCAAGGATGGGAAGAATTATAGCTACAAGGTCGCTGGTTCGGTTGCTGTATCCAGTGCTCGAGAAGCAGCTGTCATGAGGCAAACTCAAAAAGATACAATCTATGGTCTGGGTCGTGGTGGAAATGTTCCTTTTGGTGTCTCAAACAGGCAACATATAGatgtggaggaagaggaggtaGGTGATGCTGACAACTCAGGCAGAGGTTCAAATTCCCGTGGCCGAGGAAGAAAAGGTGGCAGGGAAAGCAACCGTCCGGAGGAGAATGAGAGCTCCAATGGACGAGGCTCTGGCTTTGGTGGTAGAAGAGGAAGCTGGAATCAGGGCAATCCTGCTGAGGAAAACTGGAACCCTAATGGTCAACAAGGTTTTGGCCGTGGTGGCAGAAGAGGGGGCTGGAATCAGGGTGGCCCAGCGAAGGAAGACGGTAACTCTAGTGGCAGGCAAGAAGGTTTTGGCCGTGGAGCAAGACGGGGcagcatgaaccatgaccattcAGCCGAGGATAATGAAGGCCATCATGATCAAGCACAAGGCTTTACTCGAGGACCAGCTCCTCGTGGTGGTGGCCATGGAAGGGGAGGTGGCCGGAACCATCACAGGAGAGATCGGGCAATGAAGAAGCATATGCAAGGATTGACAGGGCTTTAG
- the LOC136550498 gene encoding uncharacterized protein isoform X1, translating to MSSAPPAHQSKPSHNRHQPHNPGPRPQQPPQQRYVPKSAAPAAPKPSPPSQPSLTTALRSSAASSSAYGSGGSSSGSVGGGAADAFVAYLPHDEAVAAGLGGLDAHESQVVVDLLNDALAALLRAKPREFWLQVAQNTSLHEFLDSYLQFRHRWYDLPHRGPKGTVAGLVVGELELCRRVFMVLYRISSNKDPGAGRGESLSMKEHAALLLEKKMLDLPKLLDICAIYEHDNGKLTSSLVTNVINVQPSVLDGINIVIPQFLNIFHTMHDRCMASLQVLTSTGSIDNGYVQLQKDFLEVLDFVNDAIVTLDSFVGAYQPAALLFCANFEMSYGVEELLNALARLYDSLLPSLLQGFKVMPKSQSNAEASLDSTLSDIPLGIRMLSKRTVRFGWRLLHYCYLNDQVREHDAQTSTKMFPAKVEDPMIRGDILVQTLKAIDREATYSSQVNHGNTFLQALESEFQLMSQIGDIRNKGWIYMDDEQFQFLSLLCGSTHTSWNGIPDLPVSSHGGELQQKDEETAMVESKISQIRDLFPDYGKGFLSACLEAYNLNPEEVIQRILEGTLHQDLLALDTSLEEMPQKKLAPTAVKGKGILVQTAPQITKRPHKVAETHYIVQDGPSSATSSASQGPSSAISSASQGSSSAISPASLGPSSAISLAFQGSSFAISSASLGPSSSVSSVPKGRFTRKANDDLRDTAILDSKNAKDAARSVILDSQYEYEDEYDDSFDDLGFSVVESSYEETDGANDSEASSHGPRWSSQKKPQFYVKDGKNYSYKVAGSVAVSSAREAAVMRQTQKDTIYGLGRGGNVPFGVSNRQHIDVEEEEVGDADNSGRGSNSRGRGRKGGRESNRPEENESSNGRGSGFGGRRGSWNQGNPAEENWNPNGQQGFGRGGRRGGWNQGGPAKEDGNSSGRQEGFGRGARRGSMNHDHSAEDNEGHHDQAQGFTRGPAPRGGGHGRGGGRNHHRRDRAMKKHMQGLTGL from the exons ATGTCGTCCGCGCCGCCTGCCCACCAGTCCAAACCTTCCCACAACCGCCACCAGCCCCACAACCCCGGACCGAGGCCGCAGCAGCCGCCGCAGCAGCGCTACGTCCCCAAATCCGCCGCCCCTGCGGCGCCAAAACCCTCGCCCCCGTCCCAGCCATCGCTCACCACCGCGCTCCGATCATCGGCCGCCTCGTCCTCCGCGTACGGCTCAGGTGGGAGCTCCAGCGGTAGCGTAGGTGGCGGGGCGGCTGATGCATTCGTCGCTTACCTGCCGCATGACGAGGCGGTCGCGGCGGGTCTCGGCGGCCTCGACGCACATGAGTCGCAGGTCGTCGTCGACCTCCTCAACGACGCACTCGCCGCGCTCCTCCGGGCCAAGCCTCGCGAGTTCTGGCTCCAGG TGGCACAGAACACTTCTTTGCATGAATTCCTTGATAGTTATCTACAATTCAGGCACAGGTGGTATGATTTGCCACACCGAGGCCCAAAGGGGACTGTAGCAGGTTTGGTTGTTGGGGAGCTTGAGCTTTGCCGTCGTGTATTTATGGTCCTCTACCGCAT ATCCTCGAATAAGGATCCCGGAGCAGGTCGTGGCGAGTCCCTTAGCATGAAGGAGCATGCAG CCCTTCTGCTGGAGAAAAAAATGCTTGATCTGCCAAAATTGTTGGACATATGTGCTATATATGAGCATGACAACGGCAAGTTAACAAGTTCACTG GTTACGAATGTTATTAATGTGCAGCCAAGTGTACTGGATGGCATTAATATTGTCATTCCCCAGTTCCTCAACATTTTCCACAcgatgcatgataggtgcatggcaTCTTTACAG GTGCTCACTTCAACCGGGTCAATTGATAATGGATATGTTCAGCTTCAGAAAGATTTCTTGGAG GTGCTAGATTTTGTAAATGATGCAATTGTTACTCTGGATTCTTTTGTTGGTGCTTATCAACCTGCCGCTTTATTGTTCTGTGCTAATTTTGAAATGAG CTATGGAGTTGAGGAATTGCTGAATGCCCTTGCAAGGTTGTATGATTCATTGTTACCATCATTGCTCCAGGGGTTTAAAGTTATGCCCAAGTCCCAGAGCAATGCAGAGGCATCACTTGACAGCACACTTAGTGACATTCCTCTTGGTATAAGGATGTTGTCAAAGCGAACAGTGAGATTTGGTTGGAGATTGTTGCACTACTGCTATTTAAATGATCAAGTTAGGGAGCACGATGCTCAAACTTCTACTAAGATGTTTCCAGCTAAAGTCGAAGACCCTATGATCAGGGGAGACATCTTGGTTCAAACACTCAAAGCTATAGATAGAGAAGCCACTTACTCTTCTCAAGTGAACCATGGAAATACTTTCCTCCAAGCACTTGAAAGTGAATTTCAATTAATGAGCCAGATTGGTGATATTCGGAACAAAG GATGGATATACATGGATGATGAGCAGTTCCAGTTCTTATCACTATTGTGTGGATCTACTCACACTTCTTGGAATGGCATACCTGATTTGCCAGTCTCTTCTCATGGTGGTGAATTACAACAGAAGGATGAGGAAACGGCGATGGTTGAGTCCAAGATTAGTCAGATAAGGGACCTTTTCCCTGATTATGGGAAGGGTTTCCTTTCTGCTTGCCTGGAAGCCTACAACCTGAACCCTGAGGAAGTTATCCAAAGGATATTAGAAGGAACACTTCATCAAGATCTTCTAGCTTTGGATACCTCATTAGAAGAGATGCCACAGAAAAAACTTGCACCAACTGCTGTGAAAGGGAAGGGCATATTGGTGCAAACTGCACCTCAAATTACAAAGAGACCTCATAAAGTTGCTGAGACACATTACATTGTTCAAGATGGCCCATCTTCAGCAACTTCATCGGCATCACAAGGTCCATCTTCTGCAATTTCGTCAGCATCCCAGGGATCATCTTCTGCAATTTCACCAGCATCCCTCGGGCCATCTTCTGCAATTTCATTAGCATTCCAGGGATCATCTTTTGCTATTTCATCAGCATCTCTGGGCCCATCCTCATCCGTATCATCTGTCCCAAAAGGTAGATTTACAAGGAAGGCCAATGATGATTTGCGAGACACTGCAATCCTGGACTCGAAAAATGCTAAAGATGCAGCTAGATCTGTTATCCTTGACTCACAGTATGAGTATGAAGATGAGTATGATGATTCATTTGATGATCTTGGCTTCAGTGTGGTAGAGTCAAGTTATGAGGAAACTGATGGTGCCAATGACTCTGAGGCTTCATCACATGGCCCAAGATGGAGTTCACAGAAGAAACCACAGTTTTATGTCAAGGATGGGAAGAATTATAGCTACAAGGTCGCTGGTTCGGTTGCTGTATCCAGTGCTCGAGAAGCAGCTGTCATGAGGCAAACTCAAAAAGATACAATCTATGGTCTGGGTCGTGGTGGAAATGTTCCTTTTGGTGTCTCAAACAGGCAACATATAGatgtggaggaagaggaggtaGGTGATGCTGACAACTCAGGCAGAGGTTCAAATTCCCGTGGCCGAGGAAGAAAAGGTGGCAGGGAAAGCAACCGTCCGGAGGAGAATGAGAGCTCCAATGGACGAGGCTCTGGCTTTGGTGGTAGAAGAGGAAGCTGGAATCAGGGCAATCCTGCTGAGGAAAACTGGAACCCTAATGGTCAACAAGGTTTTGGCCGTGGTGGCAGAAGAGGGGGCTGGAATCAGGGTGGCCCAGCGAAGGAAGACGGTAACTCTAGTGGCAGGCAAGAAGGTTTTGGCCGTGGAGCAAGACGGGGcagcatgaaccatgaccattcAGCCGAGGATAATGAAGGCCATCATGATCAAGCACAAGGCTTTACTCGAGGACCAGCTCCTCGTGGTGGTGGCCATGGAAGGGGAGGTGGCCGGAACCATCACAGGAGAGATCGGGCAATGAAGAAGCATATGCAAGGATTGACAGGGCTTTAG
- the LOC136550498 gene encoding uncharacterized protein isoform X2, translating into MVLYRISSNKDPGAGRGESLSMKEHAALLLEKKMLDLPKLLDICAIYEHDNGKLTSSLVTNVINVQPSVLDGINIVIPQFLNIFHTMHDRCMASLQVLTSTGSIDNGYVQLQKDFLEVLDFVNDAIVTLDSFVGAYQPAALLFCANFEMSYGVEELLNALARLYDSLLPSLLQGFKVMPKSQSNAEASLDSTLSDIPLGIRMLSKRTVRFGWRLLHYCYLNDQVREHDAQTSTKMFPAKVEDPMIRGDILVQTLKAIDREATYSSQVNHGNTFLQALESEFQLMSQIGDIRNKGWIYMDDEQFQFLSLLCGSTHTSWNGIPDLPVSSHGGELQQKDEETAMVESKISQIRDLFPDYGKGFLSACLEAYNLNPEEVIQRILEGTLHQDLLALDTSLEEMPQKKLAPTAVKGKGILVQTAPQITKRPHKVAETHYIVQDGPSSATSSASQGPSSAISSASQGSSSAISPASLGPSSAISLAFQGSSFAISSASLGPSSSVSSVPKGRFTRKANDDLRDTAILDSKNAKDAARSVILDSQYEYEDEYDDSFDDLGFSVVESSYEETDGANDSEASSHGPRWSSQKKPQFYVKDGKNYSYKVAGSVAVSSAREAAVMRQTQKDTIYGLGRGGNVPFGVSNRQHIDVEEEEVGDADNSGRGSNSRGRGRKGGRESNRPEENESSNGRGSGFGGRRGSWNQGNPAEENWNPNGQQGFGRGGRRGGWNQGGPAKEDGNSSGRQEGFGRGARRGSMNHDHSAEDNEGHHDQAQGFTRGPAPRGGGHGRGGGRNHHRRDRAMKKHMQGLTGL; encoded by the exons ATGGTCCTCTACCGCAT ATCCTCGAATAAGGATCCCGGAGCAGGTCGTGGCGAGTCCCTTAGCATGAAGGAGCATGCAG CCCTTCTGCTGGAGAAAAAAATGCTTGATCTGCCAAAATTGTTGGACATATGTGCTATATATGAGCATGACAACGGCAAGTTAACAAGTTCACTG GTTACGAATGTTATTAATGTGCAGCCAAGTGTACTGGATGGCATTAATATTGTCATTCCCCAGTTCCTCAACATTTTCCACAcgatgcatgataggtgcatggcaTCTTTACAG GTGCTCACTTCAACCGGGTCAATTGATAATGGATATGTTCAGCTTCAGAAAGATTTCTTGGAG GTGCTAGATTTTGTAAATGATGCAATTGTTACTCTGGATTCTTTTGTTGGTGCTTATCAACCTGCCGCTTTATTGTTCTGTGCTAATTTTGAAATGAG CTATGGAGTTGAGGAATTGCTGAATGCCCTTGCAAGGTTGTATGATTCATTGTTACCATCATTGCTCCAGGGGTTTAAAGTTATGCCCAAGTCCCAGAGCAATGCAGAGGCATCACTTGACAGCACACTTAGTGACATTCCTCTTGGTATAAGGATGTTGTCAAAGCGAACAGTGAGATTTGGTTGGAGATTGTTGCACTACTGCTATTTAAATGATCAAGTTAGGGAGCACGATGCTCAAACTTCTACTAAGATGTTTCCAGCTAAAGTCGAAGACCCTATGATCAGGGGAGACATCTTGGTTCAAACACTCAAAGCTATAGATAGAGAAGCCACTTACTCTTCTCAAGTGAACCATGGAAATACTTTCCTCCAAGCACTTGAAAGTGAATTTCAATTAATGAGCCAGATTGGTGATATTCGGAACAAAG GATGGATATACATGGATGATGAGCAGTTCCAGTTCTTATCACTATTGTGTGGATCTACTCACACTTCTTGGAATGGCATACCTGATTTGCCAGTCTCTTCTCATGGTGGTGAATTACAACAGAAGGATGAGGAAACGGCGATGGTTGAGTCCAAGATTAGTCAGATAAGGGACCTTTTCCCTGATTATGGGAAGGGTTTCCTTTCTGCTTGCCTGGAAGCCTACAACCTGAACCCTGAGGAAGTTATCCAAAGGATATTAGAAGGAACACTTCATCAAGATCTTCTAGCTTTGGATACCTCATTAGAAGAGATGCCACAGAAAAAACTTGCACCAACTGCTGTGAAAGGGAAGGGCATATTGGTGCAAACTGCACCTCAAATTACAAAGAGACCTCATAAAGTTGCTGAGACACATTACATTGTTCAAGATGGCCCATCTTCAGCAACTTCATCGGCATCACAAGGTCCATCTTCTGCAATTTCGTCAGCATCCCAGGGATCATCTTCTGCAATTTCACCAGCATCCCTCGGGCCATCTTCTGCAATTTCATTAGCATTCCAGGGATCATCTTTTGCTATTTCATCAGCATCTCTGGGCCCATCCTCATCCGTATCATCTGTCCCAAAAGGTAGATTTACAAGGAAGGCCAATGATGATTTGCGAGACACTGCAATCCTGGACTCGAAAAATGCTAAAGATGCAGCTAGATCTGTTATCCTTGACTCACAGTATGAGTATGAAGATGAGTATGATGATTCATTTGATGATCTTGGCTTCAGTGTGGTAGAGTCAAGTTATGAGGAAACTGATGGTGCCAATGACTCTGAGGCTTCATCACATGGCCCAAGATGGAGTTCACAGAAGAAACCACAGTTTTATGTCAAGGATGGGAAGAATTATAGCTACAAGGTCGCTGGTTCGGTTGCTGTATCCAGTGCTCGAGAAGCAGCTGTCATGAGGCAAACTCAAAAAGATACAATCTATGGTCTGGGTCGTGGTGGAAATGTTCCTTTTGGTGTCTCAAACAGGCAACATATAGatgtggaggaagaggaggtaGGTGATGCTGACAACTCAGGCAGAGGTTCAAATTCCCGTGGCCGAGGAAGAAAAGGTGGCAGGGAAAGCAACCGTCCGGAGGAGAATGAGAGCTCCAATGGACGAGGCTCTGGCTTTGGTGGTAGAAGAGGAAGCTGGAATCAGGGCAATCCTGCTGAGGAAAACTGGAACCCTAATGGTCAACAAGGTTTTGGCCGTGGTGGCAGAAGAGGGGGCTGGAATCAGGGTGGCCCAGCGAAGGAAGACGGTAACTCTAGTGGCAGGCAAGAAGGTTTTGGCCGTGGAGCAAGACGGGGcagcatgaaccatgaccattcAGCCGAGGATAATGAAGGCCATCATGATCAAGCACAAGGCTTTACTCGAGGACCAGCTCCTCGTGGTGGTGGCCATGGAAGGGGAGGTGGCCGGAACCATCACAGGAGAGATCGGGCAATGAAGAAGCATATGCAAGGATTGACAGGGCTTTAG